One genomic window of Myxococcales bacterium includes the following:
- a CDS encoding D-lysine 5,6-aminomutase subunit alpha, with protein sequence MATVPMDTEKVAGCRALAAGVADDVQRYIDRHTSVGVERTILRSYGVDGVDDRGAPLVNVAVERYQKAGVLGRGISFFLGRALLAGADDLQDAAERLAFGRDLDRGEGGPGPDEVRRALAPHTQAAIQRIDTARALREEKKARTPPGPAPLKYVIVATGNIYDDAVQAKAAAQAGADIVAVIRATAQSLLDYVPHGATTEGYGGTFATQENFKIIRRATDEAALDYGRYIHQTNYSSGLCMSEIAWMAAVERLDMLLNDAMYGILFRDINMCRNFVDQYVSRRFIARSGIVINTGEDNYLTTADAVDKAHTVLASQFINEAFALRAGVTEEHMGLGHAYEIDPWREDSFLYEIAQAQLIRQVFPRHPIKWMPPTKHKTGDVFQSHVHDALFNLVGIATDQSIELLGMFSEAIHNPMLMDRYLSLKATRYVFNACKHLGDEIEWKRDGIVAKRAALVLDEAHDLLVSVSQEGLWDAMSRGAFADVKRTRTGGKGYAGVFERSPGYLNPVLELLEANDATPTTGEA encoded by the coding sequence ATGGCCACCGTTCCCATGGACACTGAGAAGGTCGCGGGCTGCCGAGCGCTGGCCGCGGGGGTCGCCGACGACGTGCAGCGTTACATCGACCGCCACACGAGCGTGGGCGTCGAGCGCACGATCCTGCGGTCGTACGGCGTCGACGGCGTCGACGATCGCGGCGCGCCGCTGGTCAACGTCGCCGTCGAACGCTACCAAAAGGCGGGCGTCCTCGGCCGCGGCATCAGCTTCTTCCTGGGGCGCGCGCTGCTCGCCGGCGCCGACGATCTTCAAGACGCCGCCGAACGCCTGGCCTTCGGGCGCGACCTCGACCGCGGCGAGGGTGGCCCCGGTCCGGACGAGGTGCGGCGCGCGCTCGCCCCGCACACCCAGGCGGCGATCCAGCGCATCGACACCGCGCGAGCGCTCCGCGAGGAGAAGAAGGCGCGCACTCCGCCGGGCCCCGCGCCCCTCAAGTACGTCATCGTCGCGACCGGCAACATCTACGACGACGCGGTGCAGGCGAAGGCCGCCGCGCAGGCGGGCGCCGACATCGTCGCGGTCATCCGCGCGACCGCGCAGTCGCTGCTCGACTACGTGCCCCACGGCGCGACCACCGAGGGCTACGGCGGCACGTTCGCGACCCAGGAGAATTTCAAGATCATTCGGCGCGCGACCGACGAGGCCGCCCTCGACTACGGCCGCTACATCCACCAGACCAACTACTCGTCCGGCCTGTGCATGAGCGAGATCGCGTGGATGGCGGCGGTCGAGCGGCTCGACATGCTCCTCAACGACGCGATGTACGGGATCCTGTTCCGCGACATCAACATGTGCAGAAACTTCGTCGATCAGTACGTCTCCCGCCGCTTCATCGCGCGGAGCGGGATCGTCATCAACACCGGCGAGGACAACTACCTCACCACCGCCGACGCGGTCGACAAGGCCCATACGGTGCTCGCGAGCCAGTTCATCAACGAGGCGTTCGCCCTCCGCGCCGGGGTCACGGAAGAGCACATGGGGCTCGGCCACGCGTACGAGATCGACCCTTGGCGCGAGGACAGCTTCCTTTACGAGATCGCGCAGGCCCAGCTCATTCGGCAGGTGTTCCCTCGGCACCCCATCAAGTGGATGCCGCCCACCAAACACAAGACCGGCGACGTCTTCCAGAGCCACGTCCACGACGCGCTCTTCAACCTGGTCGGCATCGCCACCGACCAGAGCATCGAGCTGCTTGGCATGTTCAGCGAGGCGATCCACAACCCGATGCTGATGGACCGCTATCTGTCGCTGAAGGCGACGCGCTACGTGTTCAACGCCTGCAAGCACCTCGGCGACGAGATCGAGTGGAAGCGCGACGGCATCGTCGCGAAGCGCGCGGCGCTCGTGCTCGACGAGGCGCACGACCTGCTCGTGTCCGTGAGCCAGGAGGGCCTCTGGGATGCGATGTCGCGCGGCGCCTTCGCCGACGTGAAGCGCACCCGAACAGGTGGCAAGGGCTACGCGGGTGTGTTCGAGCGCTCGCCCGGCTACCTGAACCCCGTGCTCGAGCTGCTCGAGGCCAACGACGCCACCCCGACGACTGGAGAGGCCTGA
- a CDS encoding SRPBCC family protein translates to MRSPSMHSQTPASSATAPTRRRRARGLLVAAALATAPLATAGRAHAEELSPTERARLARGETVTRAVTIEGEDRRYVGGLTYAVIDASVSELQEIFEDVASYRHLLPRTKRATLVDRVAQDDLVELRQGTAMIEARYTLRVRHEPWRREVHFWLVPSRPHDVRDAWGYFHVDPVPPSEGATGPRSLVTYAVLVDLGPGLVRDLFEERLRTVLLSTPDILRRYIAARHSPPRQG, encoded by the coding sequence GTGCGTTCTCCTTCCATGCACAGCCAGACTCCCGCTTCGTCGGCGACGGCACCCACGCGGCGACGCCGCGCGCGAGGCCTCCTCGTGGCCGCCGCCCTCGCGACGGCGCCCCTCGCCACCGCGGGCCGTGCCCACGCCGAGGAGCTCTCGCCGACCGAGCGCGCGCGGCTCGCGCGCGGCGAGACCGTCACGCGAGCGGTGACGATCGAGGGCGAAGATCGGCGCTACGTCGGGGGCCTCACCTACGCGGTGATCGACGCCTCCGTGTCGGAGCTCCAGGAGATCTTCGAAGACGTCGCCTCCTACCGGCACCTGCTCCCCCGCACCAAGCGCGCCACCCTGGTCGACCGCGTGGCACAAGACGACCTCGTCGAGCTGCGCCAAGGCACCGCGATGATCGAGGCGAGGTACACGCTCCGCGTGCGGCACGAGCCGTGGCGCCGCGAGGTGCACTTCTGGCTCGTGCCCAGCCGCCCGCACGACGTGCGCGACGCGTGGGGCTACTTTCACGTCGATCCTGTCCCTCCTAGCGAAGGTGCCACGGGGCCGCGCTCGCTCGTGACCTATGCCGTGCTGGTCGACCTCGGCCCCGGCCTCGTGCGCGACCTCTTCGAAGAGCGCCTGCGCACCGTGTTGCTCAGCACGCCCGACATCCTCCGCCGGTACATCGCCGCGCGGCACAGCCCCCCTCGCCAGGGCTAG
- a CDS encoding cobalamin-dependent protein (Presence of a B(12) (cobalamin)-binding domain implies dependence on cobalamin itself, in one of its several forms, or in some unusual lineages, dependence on a cobalamin-like analog.), giving the protein MHPPETHAPPLRAYGDREGDGMVQMSFVLPLPPSARAREAAKRFASEHGLREPLVATMEECAAGYTYFVVYGHSVHSVDVSVIDVPEVRTEALTREEIEHRIKARLGRKLVVVGACTGSDAHTVGIDAILNYKGYAGDKGLESYKGFESFNLGAQVENEQLSERARALHADAVLVSQIITQRNCHKENALAFVDLVKKQGYRDKVLLLLGGPRIDHKLALELGYDAGFGPGTKPSEVASYLVEQLATRHEGEP; this is encoded by the coding sequence ATGCACCCGCCCGAGACCCACGCGCCCCCCCTCCGCGCCTATGGCGACCGCGAGGGCGACGGCATGGTCCAGATGTCCTTCGTCCTCCCGCTGCCGCCCTCGGCCCGGGCGCGCGAGGCCGCGAAGCGCTTCGCGAGCGAGCACGGGCTCCGCGAGCCGCTCGTAGCCACGATGGAGGAGTGCGCCGCGGGATACACGTATTTCGTGGTGTACGGCCACTCCGTCCACTCCGTCGACGTCTCGGTCATCGACGTCCCCGAGGTGCGCACCGAGGCGCTCACGCGCGAGGAGATCGAGCACCGCATCAAGGCGCGGCTCGGCCGGAAGCTCGTGGTCGTGGGGGCGTGCACCGGCTCCGACGCCCACACCGTCGGCATCGACGCCATCCTCAACTACAAGGGCTACGCGGGCGACAAGGGCCTGGAGAGCTACAAAGGCTTCGAGTCCTTCAACCTCGGCGCCCAGGTCGAGAACGAGCAGCTGTCGGAGCGGGCGCGCGCCCTCCACGCAGACGCCGTGCTCGTGAGCCAGATCATCACGCAGCGCAACTGCCACAAGGAGAACGCGCTCGCGTTCGTCGACCTCGTCAAGAAGCAGGGCTACCGCGACAAGGTGCTGCTGCTCCTCGGCGGGCCGCGCATCGACCACAAGCTCGCCCTCGAGCTCGGGTACGACGCGGGCTTCGGCCCGGGCACCAAGCCGAGCGAGGTGGCCTCGTACCTCGTCGAGCAGCTCGCGACGCGCCACGAAGGCGAGCCCTGA
- a CDS encoding sphingosine kinase, translated as MAGIGVVLNPKSRRNLKDPRAARRLASALGDHGVVREARSLDDLYKIAEDFKRLDIDVLGISGGDGTNHVTLTGFIDVYRGSALPQIAFLRGGTMNTVANSVGVARGRPEGLLSRVLRAYAARAVRPLSNVERYVARVGNHYGFLFGTGAVRGFLAEYYAGGPPDPVIAARTLLRGVGSALIGGATVRRMAAPFRGEVHFDDGTSWEERDYLSVAGGTIDQMGLNFRPFHRYAERDGCFHLLGIHASPARFVANLPRVLLGRPMSASATYEAVVPGATIVARGGERVEYMIDGDLHESTGRELRVTTGPKVRIVTL; from the coding sequence ATGGCTGGAATCGGCGTCGTCCTCAACCCCAAGAGTCGGCGAAACCTCAAGGACCCGCGCGCGGCGCGGCGCCTCGCGAGCGCGCTCGGCGATCACGGCGTCGTACGGGAGGCCCGCTCCCTCGACGACCTGTATAAAATTGCTGAAGATTTCAAGCGGCTCGACATCGACGTGCTGGGCATCAGCGGCGGCGACGGGACGAACCACGTCACGCTGACCGGCTTCATCGACGTGTACCGTGGCAGCGCGCTCCCGCAGATCGCGTTCCTCCGCGGCGGCACCATGAACACAGTGGCCAACTCGGTCGGCGTCGCGCGGGGAAGGCCCGAGGGGCTCCTGTCGCGCGTGCTCCGGGCGTACGCCGCGCGGGCCGTCCGCCCGCTCTCCAACGTCGAGCGCTACGTCGCCCGTGTCGGCAACCACTACGGGTTCTTGTTCGGCACCGGCGCCGTCCGGGGCTTCCTCGCGGAGTACTACGCCGGCGGCCCACCCGACCCGGTCATCGCGGCGCGCACGCTGCTCCGCGGAGTCGGCTCGGCGCTCATCGGCGGCGCGACGGTTCGCCGCATGGCCGCGCCGTTCCGCGGCGAGGTGCACTTCGACGACGGCACCTCCTGGGAAGAGCGCGACTACCTCAGCGTCGCGGGGGGCACGATCGACCAGATGGGCCTGAATTTTCGCCCATTTCACCGTTACGCGGAGCGCGACGGGTGCTTTCACCTGCTCGGCATCCACGCGTCGCCGGCGCGGTTCGTGGCGAACCTCCCCCGCGTGCTCCTCGGCCGGCCGATGTCCGCGAGCGCCACGTACGAGGCCGTGGTCCCCGGGGCCACGATCGTGGCGCGCGGCGGCGAGCGCGTCGAGTACATGATCGACGGAGATCTCCACGAGAGCACGGGGCGCGAGCTGCGCGTGACCACCGGCCCCAAGGTCCGCATCGTCACGCTCTGA